In the Sorghum bicolor cultivar BTx623 chromosome 4, Sorghum_bicolor_NCBIv3, whole genome shotgun sequence genome, GGTACATAGAATCGGAGGGAAGATTGCAATAGTTTTCTTTATGTGTACCTGTAAGATCACACTTTCGAAGTTTAGATATACCCTGTCAGCATGTTATCTGAGGGCGATAATTATTCATTTTGAGGACTAAGTATGATGCCtgcatttatttatatttgcttAGATCCTCCATAAAGGTTTTCTTTTCAAAACCTTAGTTTATAGCAGAAGGCTTAGAATTAACCTGTCACTAATGAATTCCCAGAAAACAAAAAAGGTTTGATCGGTAACCAATAGACTTTTTATGAAGTTATTTTGTAAAAGTGTCACAGAAAAGCATAAAtcatgttttctttttgtttttatttctaAATGTAGCACAATCTTCACCCATCATGGATAACAGGGCATTGGAACTTCATTCATATGCTGAAAATAGGAACATTCATTATTGTATTAAACAATGGCATGGTGCTTCATTGAAGGAAGCAAAAATACATTAGTACAACTAGTAGTATCCCACTAGCACCCATGCTTTGCTGGTTTCTTGGATTAGATCTACTTCTGTATTTAACAGATGCAATGTTTCCTAATCTATTTatactttcaaaaatataccatTGAAACATGCCTTTCCATGaaattttatttcttttaaTGAAACAATGCTGGCTTCACATACTTACACCCTTCCACTTTGTTCAACGAAATATATCTTAATGGTTTAAGGTGTGGCATAAAGAGGATGTTGCATTTTGAGTTATTCCAGAATAAAGGACTACAATATCCAGTTTTATTTGCTTGTTTATAGGAGATGGGCACTGTCCCTTCACCACTTTTCTCCATTTCTGTATCttagtactccctctgttccaaattataagacgttttgacttttctagatacatttcttttattatgtatctagacatagtgtatatctaagtgcatagcaaaagttATGTGTAGAAAtgacaaaacatcttataatttggaatggagggagtatatactaACAAAATATTAATAAAATCATAGGGATATGAAAGTTCTTTTGAGGTTGGTCTTACTAATATTTTTCTCATAACATATGACTTATCTACACATTTTGATCTATAACAGTAATCAAGAAATGAAAGTTCCATTGCACAGAATCTAAAAGATGAAATGTATTTTGTACCTGAAGTATTTAACGAATCTAAGTCCAGCTGAACATTTTGGTTTGATTTGGTTGTGTTTTACAATAGCACTACATTATGCTTTTCAGGCATTTTCTTATCTTATGCAATATTGCACAATGAAAGCAAATAATGCATCATCAGATAATTCGTTACTGATGTGATTTGATGACCATTAAAGTACATGGTAACTTTATACTGAACTGCATACATATCGAATGCATACACAGGTCATTTGTTGTCACAGCCTACATGTGTGATAGTATACCATTAGAGATTATTCCATTGAGTTCCTCTTTTGTTTTCCCTAAATGCTCCCATGATGTGGCGTTATCCCCATATTCATGTCCTATAATTTAGTTAAATGGAACAACTCTGTATCAGCCAAACCCTTTCTTTGGTCACAATGAAAGCTGCTGCTGTTCATCAAATGAAAACAGAAACCATCAATGCTAATTACATGTACTAACATTTAAAACTGATGGCTACTTATTATTTACCAACAGGTTTAGTTCAGTACACAACATGCACACCTCGAACTAGAACAACCATCTGTGATCTCTCCAACCAACGCTTCGACATCTGTGAGCTTTGTGGTAATGCTCGCACCATTGGCCGCTCCTCCACTGTAATGTATGTCCCACAGTCCCTTACTTCCAATGGAGAAGAGTGGAATATTCCAGCACAGTCACGGAAAAGCCTTCCATGGATCAAGAAGGTGACTGTCAAAACCCTGAAGGCTTCCCAACAGGTGCCAAGATGCACATCCAGGCATGCCATACCAGCCATTGTCTTTGCATTGGGCGGGTTTACAGCGAATGTCTGGCATGATGTCAGTGATGTTCTTGTCCCTCTGTTTCTTACTGCCCAGCAGTTTGACCGAGATGTCCAATTACTTATCACCAATAATCAGCCCTGGTTCATCAAGAAATACTCAGCAATCTTTCATCGCCTCACAAGACACAACATTATTGATTTTGATGCAGACGATGAGGTCAGGTGCTATCCACATGTCATTGTTGGGCTGAGGAGCCACCGGGATCTTGGTATTGATCCAAACTCTACACCGCAGAACTACACAATGATGGATTTCCGTTTGTTTGTCCGTGAAGCCTATGGATTACCTGCGCCTGAAGTGGATATACCATACAGGGTTGACAAAGATGACCCTGAAAAGAAGCCCAGGATAATGCTCATTGACCGAGGCAAGACACGAAGGTTCATGAATATGCCTGATGTTTTACGAGGGCTTGATTGGTTTGGTTTCGAGGTGGTCAGGGCAGATCCAAGGATTGATTCTACTCTTGATGAATTTGTCCGCCTAGTTGATTCATGTGATGCAATGATGGGTGTTCACGGTGCGGGCTTGACTAACATGGTGTTCCTGAGGTCAGGTGCAGTGGTGGTGCACATTGTACCCTATGGGGTTGAGTTCATGGCTAATGGATTCTACGGTGCACCTGCAAGGGACATGGGCCTCAGACACGTGCAGTACAGCATCAGTCCAGATGAGAGCACACTACTGGAGAAGTATGGCGAGAACCATATGGTGATTAAAGATCCAGAAGCCATAAGGAACAGTGGATGggagaaggttggggagttgtaTATGACCAAACAGGACGTTGTGCTCAATATGACGAGGTTTGGGCCTAGTTTGTTGAAGGCAATAGAGTTCATTGTGTAGGTGCATGAGATAAGGTCTGTGTTAGCTTATGGAATTTTACCCTTTTTCACTGAAAAAATGAAGCTAGTGTACACAATCTTTTTTTTATAGGTTTTATTGTTCTTGTGCTGCTTCTGTACAGAGTTGAAAATGTATGATTCGATTGATAGTCCTATGGATGTTACAGAAAAGATGATATTTTGGTTTACTGATGTTCAGTTTAATCTTGCCTCCAAATTGCATTCTTTAGCATCTTGGTTGTTGCTTGTTCACAATTCAGTTACTATCTTGTTGGACACATGAAACTAACAAACAAGGTGAATTACCCAAAATAGTGAAAACAAATACAAGCAAGGAAGGCTATCAAATTTTGTGGAGTTCCTGTTATCTGATCCTGCTTAATTTTACAAAATCCTTCATCTGCTTTGCAAATACTTGATCCTGCACCTACATCTGCTTTGCAAATACTTGACGTTTTGGATAAGATTTTTGTCAAACAAACTTTATTATACATCGTTTTTAGTTTAGAAATTTGAAGTTCATAAGCATAGATTTGTCTTAAAGAGTACATTCATAAAACCTTAAATTTGTTAGGACTTACGTGGAACCACTACTCTATCGATCAGAAGGCTGTGCATGATGAATCCATTCTTTGATTTGGTGGAATGCTTGTACTAATTATCAGCCTATGATGGGATGAGGTGGTATGCAATGCTATCAAGGGACTACCTAAAGTTCTGAGAGGACTTAATACATTGATCATTCCCTGGGAAATTTGGAAGCATAGAAACTCTTGTGTTTTTGAAGGAGCTACCCCCTGTGTTCAGATGGTACTACACAAAGTGGAGGAAGAATatgcttgagcttatctgccgaatctgtcagtcattcagtagtgttttttctctcacaacaaattaatAAATAGTACTTTTTGTCACGGCTTTTCTGCCAAGCGGACATGCTGGAGATGTTTTCGCGGGATGGTCGTATTTTTGTTTTGGTTTTGTAATAAGATCGAGTTGATGCTTTGTATGGAGTTGGGACTTGTAGAGGCCTCTTAATATCTCCCCTGTAGtactatttttctttttaatgaaATGACAATGCAACTCTCTTGTATTGTTAGAAAAAATAGATAAACATGTTCGATCCAGAAAAAgattaagagcatctccaatggtACTTAAAAAATAATTCCAAAGGTCTACTTGAAgggtttttttttgttattgCTCATGCCAATAGTCTGCTGCAAACGCCCAATAGCTAGCCATCCCTTAACGATCCCTTTGGTAGGCATTCGGTAAAGCCAAAAAAAATGTACATAGCCATGAAGCTGTGATCATCAACTAAATGGGTCCAAACAACAATAGAGGTTTTATTTGG is a window encoding:
- the LOC8056066 gene encoding uncharacterized protein LOC8056066 isoform X2, whose amino-acid sequence is MGSPKAAKSMVKQRIWRHRLVAPFAAVLVTAVLAVVVFSGLFAQDPNATPEFTAVNVGNTRPVRDKSEFTAASGSPNKEDLATSASDQELDDGNSEPNQASQGTVPATGEGGTATAVPTQRERSTGGSEPEEKQSFPQDQEGEETTAKSGLVQYTTCTPRTRTTICDLSNQRFDICELCGNARTIGRSSTVMYVPQSLTSNGEEWNIPAQSRKSLPWIKKVTVKTLKASQQVPRCTSRHAIPAIVFALGGFTANVWHDVSDVLVPLFLTAQQFDRDVQLLITNNQPWFIKKYSAIFHRLTRHNIIDFDADDEVRCYPHVIVGLRSHRDLGIDPNSTPQNYTMMDFRLFVREAYGLPAPEVDIPYRVDKDDPEKKPRIMLIDRGKTRRFMNMPDVLRGLDWFGFEVVRADPRIDSTLDEFVRLVDSCDAMMGVHGAGLTNMVFLRSGAVVVHIVPYGVEFMANGFYGAPARDMGLRHVQYSISPDESTLLEKYGENHMVIKDPEAIRNSGWEKVGELYMTKQDVVLNMTRFGPSLLKAIEFIV
- the LOC8056066 gene encoding uncharacterized protein LOC8056066 isoform X1; translation: MGSPKAAKSMVKQRIWRHRLVAPFAAVLVTAVLAVVVFSGLFAQDPNATPEFTAVNVGNTRPVRDKSEFTGAAASGSPNKEDLATSASDQELDDGNSEPNQASQGTVPATGEGGTATAVPTQRERSTGGSEPEEKQSFPQDQEGEETTAKSGLVQYTTCTPRTRTTICDLSNQRFDICELCGNARTIGRSSTVMYVPQSLTSNGEEWNIPAQSRKSLPWIKKVTVKTLKASQQVPRCTSRHAIPAIVFALGGFTANVWHDVSDVLVPLFLTAQQFDRDVQLLITNNQPWFIKKYSAIFHRLTRHNIIDFDADDEVRCYPHVIVGLRSHRDLGIDPNSTPQNYTMMDFRLFVREAYGLPAPEVDIPYRVDKDDPEKKPRIMLIDRGKTRRFMNMPDVLRGLDWFGFEVVRADPRIDSTLDEFVRLVDSCDAMMGVHGAGLTNMVFLRSGAVVVHIVPYGVEFMANGFYGAPARDMGLRHVQYSISPDESTLLEKYGENHMVIKDPEAIRNSGWEKVGELYMTKQDVVLNMTRFGPSLLKAIEFIV
- the LOC8056066 gene encoding uncharacterized protein LOC8056066 isoform X3, whose product is MGSPKAAKSMVKQRIWRHRLVAPFAAVLVTAVLAVVVFSGLFAQDPNATPEFTAVNVGNTRPVRDKSEFTASGSPNKEDLATSASDQELDDGNSEPNQASQGTVPATGEGGTATAVPTQRERSTGGSEPEEKQSFPQDQEGEETTAKSGLVQYTTCTPRTRTTICDLSNQRFDICELCGNARTIGRSSTVMYVPQSLTSNGEEWNIPAQSRKSLPWIKKVTVKTLKASQQVPRCTSRHAIPAIVFALGGFTANVWHDVSDVLVPLFLTAQQFDRDVQLLITNNQPWFIKKYSAIFHRLTRHNIIDFDADDEVRCYPHVIVGLRSHRDLGIDPNSTPQNYTMMDFRLFVREAYGLPAPEVDIPYRVDKDDPEKKPRIMLIDRGKTRRFMNMPDVLRGLDWFGFEVVRADPRIDSTLDEFVRLVDSCDAMMGVHGAGLTNMVFLRSGAVVVHIVPYGVEFMANGFYGAPARDMGLRHVQYSISPDESTLLEKYGENHMVIKDPEAIRNSGWEKVGELYMTKQDVVLNMTRFGPSLLKAIEFIV